The Mytilus edulis chromosome 12, xbMytEdul2.2, whole genome shotgun sequence genome contains a region encoding:
- the LOC139497414 gene encoding alpha-S1-casein-like, with translation MLPEAAQTLYKEGAFHKLKRRMSDQVKKLTKEGACGGNEELVGLAEEIKTNDTRYSQKHHPAVKRQLAKKAGAVQQADHVQQADAVQQAGVVQHAGAGQQADAVQQAAAPQQAAAPQQADAVQQAAAPQQAAAPQQAGAVQQAAAAQQAGVQLADIDHRQNAIIVNVDDGEEEAIPPPPKKKTSDLAREAYMHYSESIERSKKLEEKLDRCMDKFLSD, from the exons ATGCTTCCAGAGGCTGCACAAACACTGTACAAAGAAGGGGCATTTCACAAACTAAAAAGAAGGATGTCTGATCAagttaaaaaactgacaaaagaagGAGCTTGTGGAGGAAATGAGGAGCTGGTTGGCCTAGCAGAGGAAATAAAGACCAATGACACCAGATATTCACAAAAGCATCATCCGGCCGTGAAAAGACAATTAGCCAAGAAG gcAGGTGCTGTACAACAGGCAGATCATGTACAACAGGCAGATGCAGTACAACAGGCAGGTGTTGTACAACATGCTGGTGCAGGACAACAGGCAGATGCAGTACAACAGGCAGCTGCACCACAACAGGCAGCTGCACCACAACAGGCAGATGCAGTACAACAGGCAGCTGCACCACAACAGGCAGCTGCACCACAACAGGCAGGTGCAGTACAACAGGCAGCTGCAGCACAACAGGCAGGTGTACAACTTGCTGACATTGACCATAGACAAAATGCAATTATTGTTAATGTTGATGATGGAGAAGAGGAGGCTATACCACCACCGCCAAAGAAAAAGACATCAGATTTGGCAAGGGAGGCGTACATGCATTATTCAGAAAGCATCGAGAGATCTAAGAAGTTAGAAGAAAAGCTTGATCGCTGTATGGACAAGTTTTTGTCAGATTAA